The proteins below come from a single Miscanthus floridulus cultivar M001 chromosome 1, ASM1932011v1, whole genome shotgun sequence genomic window:
- the LOC136501991 gene encoding FACT complex subunit SPT16, with protein sequence MADNGNAKGGSGAYTINLENFSKRLKVFYDHWKEHKSDLWSSSDAIAIATPPPSDDLRYLKSSALDIWLLGYEFPETIIVFMHKQIHVLCSQKKANLIGTLKKAANEAVGADIVLHVKTKNGDGADLMDDIVQAARNQSKSDKPVVGHIAKEVPEGKLLETWTQKLSGSGVRLTDVTNGFSELFAVKDTTEITCVKKAAYLTSSVLKNFVVPKLEKVIDEEKKISHSSLMDDTEKAILDPLKVKVKLKPDNVDICYPPVFQSGGKFDLKPGASSNNEYLYYDSASVIICAIGSKYSSYCSNVARTYLIDATPTQSKAYETLLKAHEAAVQEVKPGNPMSAVYQAAVAVIERDAPELLPNLTKSAGTGIGLEFRESGLNLNAKNDRKIKHGMVFNVSLGLHNVQAETTSEKTKQFSLLLADTVLVNERGHEILTAPCSKAVKDVAYSFNEDDEDVAEVKTESKTIDTVPTKATLRSDNQEMSKEELRRQHQAELARQKNEETARRLAGGGSGSGEGRGPARASNELVAYKNVNDVPFVRDLAIQVDQKNEAVLLPIYGSMVPFHVSTVKSVTSHQDNRTCTIRVFFNVPGMPFSNDSKLNSQGAIYLKEITFRSKDPRHSSEVVQQIKTLRRQVASRESERAERATLVTQEKLQIGNNRMKMMRLSDVWIRPAFGGRGRKLTGNLEAHFNGFRYSTSRSDERVDIMFGNIKHAFFQPAEKEMITLLHFHLHNHIMVGNKKTKDVQFYVEVMDVVQTLGGSRRSALDPDEIEEEQRERDRKNRINMDFQNFVNKVNDHWSQPQFKGLDLEFDVPLRELGFHGVPYKASAFIIPTSTCLVELIETPFLVVSLSEIEIVNLERVGFGTKNFDMAIVFKDFKKDVLRIDSIPSASLDAIKEWLDTTDLKYYESRLNLNWRPILKTIIDDPQKFIDDGGWEFLNMEASDSETEDTEESDQGYVPSDAEPESESEDDDSDRESLVESDDDDEESDEDSEEEKGKTWEELEREASNADREHGAESDSEEERRRRKAKTFSKSRAPERSSFKGAPPSKKPKFR encoded by the coding sequence ATGGCTGATAATGGTAATGCCAAAGGGGGATCTGGTGCCTATACAATTAATCTCGAGAACTTCAGTAAGCGGCTGAAGGTATTCTATGACCATTGGAAGGAGCACAAGTCTGATCTTTGGAGTTCGTCTGATGCTATTGCAATTGCTACCCCACCTCCTTCTGATGATCTTCGTTATTTGAAATCATCAGCCCTGGATATTTGGCTACTTGGATATGAATTTCCAGAAACGATAATTGTCTTCATGCACAAGCAAATACATGTTTTATGCAGTCAGAAGAAAGCAAATCTTATCGGGACCCTCAAGAAGGCTGCAAATGAGGCTGTTGGTGCTGACATTGTGTTGCATGTGAAAACCAAGAATGGTGATGGTGCTGACTTGATGGATGACATAGTGCAGGCTGCTCGTAATCAATCGAAATCAGACAAGCCAGTTGTTGGACACATTGCCAAAGAGGTACCTGAGGGTAAGCTTCTTGAAACATGGACACAAAAGTTATCCGGGTCAGGCGTACGACTTACAGATGTAACAAACGGCTTCTCTGAGCTCTTTGCTGTGAAGGACACCACAGAGATCACGTGTGTGAAGAAGGCTGCTTACTTAACTTCATCTGTTCTGAAAAATTTTGTTGTTCCAAAGCTGGAGAAGGTTATTGATGAGGAGAAGAAAATCTCACACTCATCTTTGATGGATGACACAGAGAAGGCTATTCTTGATCCCCTCAAGGTCAAGGTGAAGTTGAAGCCTGACAATGTTGATATATGCTATCCTCCAGTCTTTCAAAGTGGGGGTAAGTTTGATCTGAAGCCTGGTGCATCTAGCAACAACGAGTACTTGTATTATGATTCTGCAAGTGTTATCATCTGTGCAATTGGTTCCAAATACAGTAGCTATTGTTCAAATGTTGCTCGGACATATCTTATTGATGCTACCCCTACGCAAAGTAAAGCATATGAGACCCTTTTGAAAGCTCATGAAGCTGCTGTTCAAGAAGTGAAACCAGGCAATCCGATGAGTGCGGTTTATCAAGCTGCAGTGGCAGTGATTGAGAGGGATGCCCCTGAACTACTTCCTAATCTAACAAAGTCAGCTGGAACTGGAATAGGCCTTGAATTCCGAGAATCTGGCTTAAATCTGAATGCCAAGAATGATCGTAAGATAAAACATGGAATGGTTTTTAATGTCTCCCTTGGTTTGCATAACGTCCAGGCAGAAACCACCAGTGAGAAGACAAAGCAGTTTTCACTGTTGTTAGCTGATACAGTTTTAGTTAATGAAAGAGGACACGAGATCTTAACAGCACCTTGCTCCAAGGCAGTCAAAGATGTTGCTTATTCGTtcaatgaagatgatgaagacgttGCTGAGGTGAAGACAGAGTCGAAGACCATAGATACCGTGCCAACCAAGGCAACTCTCAGGTCAGACAACCAGGAAATGTCGAAGGAAGAGCTCCGGAGACAGCACCAGGCTGAACTTGCTCGTCAAAAGAATGAAGAGACTGCTAGAAGGCTTGCTGGGGGTGGTTCTGGATCTGGTGAGGGACGTGGTCCTGCAAGGGCTTCAAATGAGCTTGTTGCATACAAGAATGTTAATGATGTACCATTTGTGAGAGATTTGGCGATCCAAGTAGACCAGAAGAATGAAGCTGTCCTCTTACCTATTTATGGCAGCATGGTTCCTTTCCATGTTTCTACTGTCAAGAGTGTGACCAGCCACCAGGACAACCGCACCTGCACTATCCGCGTCTTCTTCAATGTGCCTGGAATGCCATTCTCAAATGATAGCAAGCTAAATTCTCAAGGCGCTATCTATCTGAAAGAAATTACATTCCGCTCAAAAGATCCACGGCATAGCAGTGAAGTTGTTCAGCAGATCAAAACGTTGAGGAGGCAAGTTGCTTCAAGGGAGTCGGAGAGAGCTGAAAGGGCAACTCTTGTTACCCAGGAGAAACTTCAGATTGGAAACAACAGAATGAAGATGATGAGACTTAGTGATGTGTGGATACGACCTGCATTTGGTGGTCGTGGGAGGAAGCTCACTGGAAATCTTGAGGCTCATTTCAATGGTTTCAGATATTCTACTTCAAGGTCTGATGAGCGCGTGGACATCATGTTTGGAAATATAAAGCATGCCTTTTTCCAGCCTGCAGAGAAAGAAATGATTACTCTCCTTCATTTCCATCTGCACAACCATATCATGGTTGGAAACAAAAAGACAAAGGATGTCCAGTTCTATGTTGAAGTGATGGATGTTGTTCAGACTCTTGGTGGCAGTAGAAGATCGGCACTTGATCCTGATGAGATTGAAGAAGAGCAGCGTGAGAGGGATAGGAAGAACAGAATAAACATGGATTTCCAGAACTTTGTGAACAAGGTTAATGACCACTGGTCGCAACCACAGTTCAAGGGGCTTGACCTGGAGTTTGATGTCCCCCTTAGGGAGCTTGGGTTccatggtgtcccatataaagcTTCCGCTTTCATCATTCCAACTTCTACTTGTTTGGTTGAGCTGATTGAGACCCCCTTCCTGGTGGTGAGCCTGAGTGAGATAGAGATTGTTAACCTGGAGAGGGTGGGCTTTGGAACGAAGAACTTTGACATGGCTATTGTGTTCAAGGATTTCAAGAAGGATGTTCTCCGCATTGACTCCATCCCTTCAGCATCGCTCGACGCGATAAAGGAGTGGCTGGACACAACTGACCTCAAGTACTACGAGAGCAGGCTGAATCTGAACTGGCGTCCTATCCTGAAAACTATAATTGATGATCCTCAGAAGTTCATTGACGATGGCGGCTGGGAGTTCCTGAACATGGAGGCGAGTGACTCAGAGACTGAGGACACAGAGGAGTCAGACCAAGGCTATGTGCCTTCCGATGCTGAGCCTGAGTCTGAGTCAGAAGATGATGACTCCGACCGCGAGTCCTTGGTGgaatctgatgatgatgatgaagagtcagATGAGGACTCAGAGGAGGAGAAGGGCAAGACCTGGGAGGAGCTGGAGCGCGAGGCAAGCAATGCGGACCGTGAGCACGGTGCAGAGTCGGACAGCGAGGAAGAGAGGAGGCGCCGCAAGGCGAAGACCTTCAGCAAGTCGCGTGCGCCGGAGCGCAGCAGCTTCAAGGGAGCTCCACCCTCCAAGAAGCCAAAGTTCAGGTGA